TCTCTGCTGCAAATCTACCTGCTTTTACGTATGCATCGTTGATTGTTTCATCACTTGCGCCCAGGTTTTTCTCGATAACAGCCAAGTTGAACATTTTCTTCGTCTTAGGCTCTGTCACTTTAATTACATGGTAACCAAAGTCAGTTTTTACAACTTTAGGTACTACGCCTGCACCTTTAGCTCCAAATACAGCCTTGTCGAACTCTTTCACCATGCGCCCTTCTTGGAACCACTGAAGATCACCACCTCTAGATTTAGTAGCAGGTGTTGCATCTCCTTCAGTTTTAGCTAATTCCTCGAATTTCGATGGATCTTGCAGTACTTGCTTCAGGATTTCTTGTGCTTTGTCTTTTGCAGCTGCCTCATCTTCCTTACTGTCAGATTTAGGCTTGAACAACATGTGACTAGCTTTTGCTGAGAATACAGAGTCTTCTGAGATTCCCAACACTTTATAAAGCCTGTAAGCATTTGCAGCAAAGTAAGGTCCGTATACTTTACCTTCTTCCAGTTCTGATGGATTCATTACAGCCGGAAGGCCAGTCATGTTCACATTCAGGAAGTTAGAAGCACCTTCAGTGTTAGCTTCAACAAAAACAGTATCATTATTTGTTTGAGTGAATGGCTGAACCAGCTCTTTCATCTCTTGCTCCAATGCGTACTTGTCTTCTTCAGAAGCTTCTACTCTAAAGCTTACAAACTCAATTCCTCTACTTGCATCACGTTCAAACTCATTCTTATGCTCACTGTAATAGCCGTTCAGGTCAGAGTCTGATACTGATACTGCTGAGTCAGGAACAGAGTAATAAGGAACATTCAGGAAAATAACTTCAGCCTTTGTGTTCTGTTTCTCATACTCTTTCTTTGCTTCCAATGAGTTAGCAAAGTAAGTTGTCGTAAGCAGGTTTGTATATTTTGTTCTTTCACGCTCTGGAGCCAAGCTTTGCTCAAATGCTGCAAATTGCATATACATAGGAGAGTTGCTTCCAGCTTGCTTCAGTTGCGAAAGGTAATCGTTCAGTGCTTTTCTGTTAAGCGTACCTGTCGAGTCAGTAAATGAAGATGCGATTCTTGGGTCTACATTATTACCCTTAATCATATCTTGAAGCTCTTCATTAGTTACCATCAGACCAAGCTTTTCATACTCCTTGCCAAAGGCAACGTCGTAGATCATCT
This portion of the Limibacter armeniacum genome encodes:
- a CDS encoding peptidylprolyl isomerase: MAIINKIRQKSGIAVGVIGVGLALFLLGGDLLSPNSRILGRNKQVVGEIAGEEVSLEQFNQAVEAIRNRYPTPPSEDQMRSVRQFAWNEMIYDVAFGKEYEKLGLMVTNEELQDMIKGNNVDPRIASSFTDSTGTLNRKALNDYLSQLKQAGSNSPMYMQFAAFEQSLAPERERTKYTNLLTTTYFANSLEAKKEYEKQNTKAEVIFLNVPYYSVPDSAVSVSDSDLNGYYSEHKNEFERDASRGIEFVSFRVEASEEDKYALEQEMKELVQPFTQTNNDTVFVEANTEGASNFLNVNMTGLPAVMNPSELEEGKVYGPYFAANAYRLYKVLGISEDSVFSAKASHMLFKPKSDSKEDEAAAKDKAQEILKQVLQDPSKFEELAKTEGDATPATKSRGGDLQWFQEGRMVKEFDKAVFGAKGAGVVPKVVKTDFGYHVIKVTEPKTKKMFNLAVIEKNLGASDETINDAYVKAGRFAAENKSKDSFEKAAEAEGLFIEQALTLQKDANYINSITGSGVRNVIRWAFTEAEKGQVSEVFDLDDRFVVAVLLTERAKGVASLNEVKDDVRRAVLKEKKADEIIKKLSSMKGSLEEIKSAYGNGATVGIEDDLALSAASLSGVGFAPKTVGAIFGMKAGETSSPIKDENSVTMVKVKNIEAPMETADYTIYKKQLEQRKGSGASYKVLQAITDLAGVEDERYKFF